One segment of Colius striatus isolate bColStr4 chromosome 23, bColStr4.1.hap1, whole genome shotgun sequence DNA contains the following:
- the TTC36 gene encoding tetratricopeptide repeat protein 36, with the protein MATANDRAVLQTIFNPSTPFGDIPGLDEEEEEDAREEGDPFAPELLEQARDLELQGVSAAESGDISTALERFSEAIRLLPERASAYNNRAQARRLRGDVTGALRDLDAAIRLSRGRGRAACQSLVQRGLIRRLQGREDEARRDLERAARLGSAFARRQLVLLNPYSALCNQMLGEMLGRLRNPESP; encoded by the exons ATGGCCACGGCAAACGACAGGGCCGTGCTGCAGACCATCTTTAACCCCAGCACCCCCTTCGGAGACATCCCTGGgctggatgaggaggaggaggaggacgcCCGTGAGGAAG GGGATCCGTTTGCGccggagctgctggagcaggcgCGGGACCTGGAGCTGCAGGGCGTCTCTGCCGCCGAGTCGGGAGACATAAGCACGGCGCTGGAGAGGTTCAGCGAGGCCATCCGCCTGCTGCCCGAGCGCGCCTCGGCCTACAACAACCGCGCCCAGGCGCGGCGCCTGCGCGGCGACGTGACGG GGGCCCTGCGGGACCTGGATGCCGCCATCCGCCTGagccggggccgcggccgcgccGCCTGCCAGAGCTTGGTGCAGCGCGGCCTGATCCGGCGGCTGCAGGGGCGCGAGGACGAGGCGCGGCGGGACTTGGAGCGGGCGGCGCGGCTGGGCAGCGCCTTTGCCCGGCGGCAGCTGGTGCTGCTCAACCCCTACTCGGCGCTCTGCAACCAGATGCTCGGCGAGATGCTGGGGCGGCTGCGCAACCCCGAGAGCCCGTGA
- the TMEM25 gene encoding LOW QUALITY PROTEIN: transmembrane protein 25 (The sequence of the model RefSeq protein was modified relative to this genomic sequence to represent the inferred CDS: inserted 2 bases in 1 codon; deleted 4 bases in 3 codons) codes for MMLQCQRAMGQPRGWPEAALAHLLLGFPVLCSAGLGELGPTIDGQPLARCTLREGESRAFTCRAPPPAPGTALAWYLDGRKQEANCSGTGAASTLTITAQRTDRQLDCSLMDPASWETYNASVLLDVQCKVRGXWGGGLGLLPSPSRAVSSVRHSRSRAAPPVLLVRRILLLAVAAPVPPAHLTACICFPDKPEILQADARYQEVEGIGLLLVLFVLVQANPPASITWVDHDGRVMANASEFLLVSAAHQPGLANHSLRIHLDSTAGNFSVSVANSLGIATASLLPSGLLDASVELPLLGIAVGAAVALGALLSLGSCAVCLACRWHKPMPDQAPAGASIRLSPRCQCSSSEPPQPPRLPHQTHSLPPNLHLSDLTQEPRASPMDVGAGAGGEASTLPGLEKPLVLSRLGEGPWAGSAPEATLRGHRPPWLPYQAMTDLSLSPRFRPAPDIRAHLQSAECEQRGDLAVRVVRCPRRCQAPAPASCEQTVKTKTD; via the exons ATGATGCTCCAG TGCCAGCGCGCCATGGGGCAGCCTAGGGGCTGGCCAGAGGCTGCTCTTGCCCACCTGCTGCTTGGCTTCCCGGTGCTCTGCTCAGCAG ggctgggggagctgggccCCACCATCGACGGGCAGCCGCTGGCACGGTGCACGCTGCGAGAGGGGGAGAGCCGTGCCTTCACCTGCCGGGCCccaccgccggccccgggcaCAGCGCTGGCGTGGTACCTCGATGGCCGCAAGCAGGAGGCAAACTGCTCTGGCACCGGCGCTGCCAGCACCCTCACCATCACCGCCCAGCGCACCGACCGCCAGCTCGACTGCTCCCTGATGGACCCGGCCTCCTGGGAGACCTACAACGCCTCCGTCCTCCTCGATGTGCAGTGTAAGGTCagagg gtggggagggggcctggggctgctgcccagcccgAGCAGGGCCGTGAGCAGCGTCCGTCACAGCCGTAGCAGGGCAGcacctcctgtgctgctggtgagaCGAATTCTGCTCCTGGCTGTG GCTGCCCCAGTCCCTCCCGCCCATCTCACTGCCTGCATATGTTTCCCAGATAAGCCTGAAATCCTGCAGGCAGATGCCCGTTACCAGGAGGTGGAGGGGATTGGGCTGCTTCTGGTGCTCTTTGTGCTGGTGCAAGCCAACCCACCTGCCAGCATCACCTGGGTGGACCACGATGGGCGAGTGATGGCCAACGCCTCTGAGTTCCTCCTGGTGAGTGCAGCGCATCAGCCGGGACTGGCCAACCACTCGCTCCGCATCCACCTTGACAGCACCGCCGGCAACTTCTCTGTCAGCGTGGCCAACAGCCTGGGCATCGCCACTGCTTCTCTCCTGCCCTCAG gtctgctgGACGCCAGCGTGGAGCTGCCCCTCCTGGGCATTGCGGTGGGAGCAGCCGTGGCCCTGGGCGCCCTGCTCAGCCTGGGCTCCTGTGCCGTCTGCTTGGCATGCCGCTGGCACAAGCCCATGCCCGACCAGGCGCCAGCGGGAGCGAGCATCCGCCTCAGCCCACGCTGccagtgcagcagctctgagcccccgcagccgccgcgccTGCCCCACCAGACCCACTCGCTGCCTCCCAACCTACACCTCAGTGATCTCACACAAGAGCCCAGAG CTTCCCCCATGGATgtgggagctggtgctgggggagAGGCGAGCACCCTGCCGGGGCTGGAGAAGCCACTGGTCCTCAGCAGGCTCGGTGAGGGGCCATGGGCGGGGAGC GCCCCCGAAGCCACACTGCGGGGCCATCGGCCTCCGTGGCTGCCCTATCAGGCGATGACA GATCTGTCTTTGTCCCCCAGGTTTCGTCCAGCTCCCGATATCCGGGCGCATCTACAAAGTGCCGAGTGCGAGCAGCGAGGAGATCTGGCTGTGAGGGTGGTGCGGTGCCCGCGGCGTTGCCAAGCTCCAG CCCCTGCCTCTTGTGAACAGACtgttaaaaccaaaacagattAA
- the IFT46 gene encoding intraflagellar transport protein 46 homolog — MAAARRRPRAKRLVDNQPYDESLELEEGDEKGGAGRPRSRRRAGRAGAGGGGAERSSDDEGSGGKGPAARSASPAAASDSEDDDDDDDDDEDEEDSSETDSEEEAEEQGAALDGDFNLADYDYLPVSSEIKELFEYIKRYTPKTIEIEHKLQPFIPDFIPAVGDIDAFLKVPRPDGKPDNLGLLVLDEPSTKQSDPTVLSLWLSENSKQHNITQQIKVKSLEDAEQNPKAIDSWIESINELHRCKPPATVHYSRPMPDIETLMQEWSPEFEELLGKVGLPTAEMSCDLPEYVDMLCAILDIPVYKSRIQPLHVLFSLYSEFKNSQHFKPLAEGKKGRSPPSNPPSQAADAEVFSFP; from the exons ATggccgcggcgcggcggcggccgcgggcg AAGCGCCTGGTCGACAACCAGCCGTACGACGAGAgcctggagctggaggagggCGACGAGAAGGGCGGCGCGGGCCGCCCCCGGAGCCGCCGGCGGGCGGgacgggccggggcgggcggcggcggggccgagcGCAGCAGCGACGACGAGGGCAGCGGCGGCAAG GGGCCGGCGGCCCGCTCGgcctcccccgccgccgccagcgACAGcgaggatgatgatgatgatgatgatgacgaTGAGGACGAGGAGGATTCTTCCGAAACCGACtcggaggaggaagcagaggagcagggggCCGCGCTGGACGG GGACTTCAATCTAGCAGATTATGACTACCTACCCGTGTCTTCTGAGATCAAAGAACTGTTTGAGTACATCAAGAG GTACACTCCCAAAACAATAGAGATTGAGCACAAACTGCAGCCTTTTATCCCGGACTTTATTCCTGCAGTTGGAGATATTGATGCATTCCTAAAG GTTCCCCGCCCCGATGGGAAGCCCGACaacctggggctgctggtccTGGACGAGCCCTCGACCAAGCAGTCGGATCCCACTGTCCTGTCCCTCTGGCTGTCCGAGAACTCCAAGCAGCACAACATCACA CAGCAAATAAAAGTGAAGAGTTTGGAGGATGCCGAGCAGAATCCCAAAGCCATTGACAGCTGGATTGAAAGTATCAACGAGCTGCACCGCTGCAAACCTCCAGCCACAGTGCATTACAGCAG GCCAATGCCTGACATCGAGACTCTGATGCAGGAGTGGTCCCCAGAATTTGAGGAGCTCTTGGGAAAG GTGGGGCTCCCGACAGCAGAGATGAGCTGCGACCTGCCCGAGTACGTCGACATGCTGTGCG CCATTCTGGACATCCCTGTGTACAAGAGTCGGATACAGCCTCTGCATGTGCTCTTCTCCCTCTACTCCGAGTTCAAGAACTCGCAG CATTTCAAGCCCCTAGCTGAGGGGAAGAAGGGCAGGAGCCCACCATCCAACCCACCTTCACAAGCAGCAGACGCAGAAGTCTTCAGCTTCCCTTGA